A region from the Salicibibacter cibarius genome encodes:
- a CDS encoding amidase yields MSLLNRLTIHEASELIRSGDITPVELVNDCLDRIKEIDDKVLAWREVDEDRAIESAKLLSKEAREGKIRSPLHGIPIGVKDIFDVADLPTRAGTEIWEDIAPSEKDSNIVARLRELGAIIIGKTHTTKFAFYDPAPTRNPYNTCHTPGGSSSGSAASISSDMALLTIGSQTNASVCRPAAYSGVVGFKPTTNSIKMEGVRPLAPTFDSLGFFGQHVRDVAEGYQPFSKRSQKEFDDLLSGLHHSHVGVVSDPLYSKASSDVQELQKEAVLKLRANNFEIKEVTPPRPFENLIEIHQTVMAYEASQNYSELVKKHHIDGKFAKLVKDGEQISEKTYKNALSDINVSKNEMWDLFNSFDVLLAPPTDTSAPEGIGWTGNPSFTTPWVIFGGPLLVIPGEVDHKGLPLATMLASAPGTDLDLIKNGLSIERIMDFSPRPTFKLNHDRSN; encoded by the coding sequence TTGAGCTTACTAAATAGATTAACCATTCATGAAGCTTCAGAGCTCATCAGATCTGGAGATATCACACCTGTGGAACTGGTAAACGATTGTCTCGATCGAATAAAAGAAATAGACGATAAAGTCCTTGCATGGCGGGAAGTTGATGAAGATCGTGCAATTGAATCTGCAAAATTATTGTCTAAAGAAGCAAGAGAAGGGAAGATCCGCAGTCCATTACACGGTATTCCCATAGGAGTTAAAGATATTTTCGATGTTGCTGATTTGCCGACACGGGCGGGCACTGAAATATGGGAGGACATTGCACCATCCGAGAAGGATTCAAATATCGTAGCAAGACTACGAGAATTGGGAGCCATTATAATTGGAAAAACGCATACAACTAAGTTTGCATTTTATGATCCTGCACCAACGCGTAATCCCTATAATACGTGCCATACTCCCGGGGGATCGAGCAGCGGATCGGCTGCTTCTATTTCATCTGATATGGCATTACTTACAATTGGTTCCCAAACCAATGCATCAGTTTGTCGACCGGCTGCCTATTCGGGTGTAGTGGGGTTCAAACCAACAACTAACAGCATTAAAATGGAAGGTGTCCGACCATTGGCTCCGACCTTTGATAGTCTTGGATTTTTCGGACAACATGTACGTGACGTTGCTGAGGGGTATCAACCATTTAGCAAAAGGTCACAGAAGGAATTTGATGATTTGTTATCGGGCTTACATCACTCTCATGTTGGTGTTGTTTCAGATCCGCTATATTCAAAGGCGTCAAGTGATGTACAGGAATTACAGAAGGAAGCCGTTTTAAAACTTAGAGCCAATAATTTTGAAATTAAAGAGGTGACACCTCCTCGACCTTTCGAAAATTTAATCGAAATCCATCAGACAGTTATGGCTTATGAGGCCTCACAAAATTACTCTGAATTGGTGAAAAAACATCATATTGATGGTAAGTTTGCTAAACTTGTTAAAGATGGGGAGCAGATAAGTGAAAAAACATACAAAAATGCACTTAGTGACATTAACGTTTCTAAAAACGAAATGTGGGATCTATTCAATAGCTTTGACGTATTGCTTGCACCTCCAACGGATACGTCGGCTCCTGAAGGTATCGGATGGACCGGGAACCCGAGTTTCACCACTCCCTGGGTCATTTTCGGAGGTCCACTGCTTGTAATACCTGGAGAGGTTGATCACAAAGGCCTCCCTTTGGCTACAATGCTAGCTTCTGCCCCCGGTACGGATCTTGACTTAATAAAAAATGGTTTGTCAATCGAACGTATTATGGATTTTTCACCAAGACCAACGTTTAAATTAAATCATGATAGAAGTAACTAA
- a CDS encoding TRAP transporter large permease has protein sequence MEWIIFGFYIIGFVFLLMLGLPVAFSFLTINMIAVFFLWNGVSGLEVMTINLFESISLFSLLPIPMFILMGELMFRTGIGFNVINALGNWMGAIPGRLSLLSVGSGTLFSVLSGSSVASTSLLGSLLVPEMKKNGYKNEMSIGPILGSAGLATMLPPTALGVILASLAGIPVGEFLIAIIIPGLILASIFILYIIIRCRLNPDLAPKYDVNIVSTRKKIKDTIMYIFPLGLIVGAVVIIIVFGIATPTESAVIGALGVIILTVIYRKISLQLFVDSFRGTLRITSMILMIMANAAIFSQVLSFTGITDGIISLIDNLDIPTIILILLIQFLLIILGLFLEPVSIMMMTLPLLVPIAQGAGLDITWFGVILLITIQMATITPPFGMDLFAMKGVTTNDIKMGDIYRSALPFVILMILCMILIILIPSLALWLPSLMN, from the coding sequence ATGGAATGGATTATATTTGGTTTTTATATTATAGGCTTTGTTTTTTTACTTATGTTAGGTCTGCCAGTAGCATTTTCTTTTTTAACCATTAACATGATTGCTGTTTTCTTTTTGTGGAATGGTGTTAGCGGGTTAGAAGTGATGACTATTAACCTGTTCGAGTCTATCAGTTTGTTTTCACTCTTACCAATACCAATGTTTATTCTTATGGGTGAACTGATGTTTAGAACTGGGATTGGATTCAACGTAATCAATGCATTAGGAAATTGGATGGGTGCGATACCGGGACGCCTAAGTTTGCTCTCAGTAGGGAGTGGAACCCTTTTTTCTGTTTTGAGTGGTTCAAGTGTTGCAAGTACATCATTATTAGGATCATTACTTGTGCCAGAAATGAAAAAAAACGGTTATAAAAATGAAATGTCTATAGGACCGATATTAGGTAGTGCCGGGTTGGCTACAATGCTTCCTCCTACTGCTCTAGGAGTCATACTTGCTTCTTTAGCTGGCATTCCTGTTGGAGAATTCTTGATAGCTATTATTATTCCTGGTTTAATACTAGCCTCTATATTTATTTTATACATAATTATACGGTGTAGACTTAATCCGGATTTGGCTCCGAAATATGATGTAAATATAGTAAGCACTAGAAAAAAAATAAAAGATACAATCATGTATATATTTCCACTAGGTTTAATTGTGGGAGCAGTGGTTATTATTATCGTATTTGGGATTGCTACTCCTACAGAGTCAGCAGTTATAGGGGCATTAGGCGTGATAATACTTACCGTAATTTATAGAAAAATATCGTTACAACTATTTGTTGATTCCTTTAGAGGCACTCTACGGATTACTAGTATGATTTTGATGATTATGGCTAATGCTGCTATTTTTAGTCAAGTTCTAAGTTTCACAGGAATTACTGATGGTATAATTTCTTTAATCGATAATCTTGATATACCTACTATTATATTGATTTTATTAATACAATTCCTTTTAATAATATTAGGTTTATTCCTGGAACCAGTGTCTATTATGATGATGACACTTCCTCTTCTTGTTCCGATAGCACAGGGGGCAGGATTAGATATAACTTGGTTTGGAGTAATTCTTTTAATCACCATACAAATGGCTACTATCACCCCCCCATTTGGAATGGATCTTTTTGCTATGAAAGGGGTGACAACAAATGACATAAAAATGGGTGATATCTATCGATCAGCTCTCCCATTCGTTATTTTAATGATATTATGCATGATATTAATAATTCTAATCCCTTCTTTGGCCCTATGGTTGCCTAGTTTAATGAATTAA
- a CDS encoding IS4 family transposase, with product MGQSNTLLKVFKSFVSMEEIENILRSHDYQEVGRKWLGTDQIFFWLLASSEQWQNYRESENKLKIDPSLKAVDHTTLSTKASILPYEAVKEILELLGSRFNRETRRSMDLPVSLAALDSTTMTVGENRLPWAPYHGKRNGVKMHTFFRVDTLLPIQVEASKGLTHDAAVAHSFSHQLITSVRDRAYATIRDFDNLEDEGKGFVIRLKTSIYTEEREPIPRVTSEHSRVFDDYSAKIGKGKKQSNHRFRIVCFYDDEGNTLRVATNLSTLFAEDIADLYKARWQIELFHRFLKQHLNLNHFFGTTPNAVYGQLFCAIMVYMVLRFLYNQLAPVWRMTRRTFI from the coding sequence ATGGGACAATCTAACACACTTTTAAAGGTTTTTAAATCCTTCGTGTCGATGGAAGAAATCGAGAACATTCTTCGTTCACATGATTACCAAGAAGTCGGGCGAAAATGGCTGGGAACCGATCAAATTTTCTTTTGGCTATTGGCGTCAAGTGAACAATGGCAAAATTACCGTGAAAGCGAGAACAAACTCAAAATTGATCCGAGCCTCAAAGCCGTTGATCACACGACGTTATCGACAAAAGCTAGCATCCTTCCTTATGAAGCCGTCAAAGAGATACTGGAGCTTTTAGGTTCCCGTTTCAATCGGGAAACTCGTCGTTCCATGGACTTGCCGGTTTCGTTGGCAGCGCTGGATTCAACGACGATGACCGTAGGCGAAAACCGGCTCCCATGGGCGCCTTATCACGGGAAACGTAACGGCGTTAAAATGCATACATTTTTCCGTGTGGATACGCTGCTTCCGATCCAAGTGGAGGCTTCCAAAGGATTGACGCATGATGCGGCTGTTGCTCATTCATTTTCGCACCAATTGATCACATCTGTTCGAGACCGCGCCTATGCCACCATCCGTGATTTCGATAACCTTGAAGACGAGGGCAAAGGCTTTGTGATCCGCTTGAAAACGTCCATCTATACCGAAGAGCGGGAGCCTATCCCACGTGTAACGTCTGAACATTCCAGAGTTTTCGATGATTATTCAGCGAAAATAGGGAAAGGGAAGAAGCAGTCCAATCACCGGTTTCGTATCGTTTGTTTTTATGATGATGAAGGGAATACCCTTCGGGTGGCCACAAACCTCAGCACCCTTTTTGCCGAAGATATCGCCGATCTCTATAAGGCACGCTGGCAGATCGAGCTTTTTCACCGCTTTCTCAAACAACACTTGAATCTGAATCACTTCTTTGGAACGACGCCGAATGCGGTCTATGGGCAATTATTTTGCGCCATCATGGTTTATATGGTCCTGCGATTTTTATACAACCAGCTGGCACCTGTATGGCGGATGACCCGGCGTACGTTCATTTAA
- the dctP gene encoding TRAP transporter substrate-binding protein DctP produces the protein MVVIKSFLLMIPVAVIISIFFASGEATSHSNEEEVVEYTAVSFIPESDPMTDMIDNWIEDVESATDGRVEINWIGSTDVLPVNAQVEALESGVIDVLFGHVGLYETRIPATTALALSNLDPWEERENGLYEKMDEEHDEINAKYIGRWLVGGPQIWLNEPIEELNDLEELQIRSAPNYTRLFSELGISPVITDPADVYTSLQTGVVEGLVYGGLLGPRENGWTDSANYVLDHPFWNQNTTILMNEDKWGGITTEDQKAINQATTDFEKEMVNYFDEQNSEERENLKEIGIQFIDLSAEEEEIFLRTAQEVEWNNLENIIPQKVDELRMLTDEVQENEEN, from the coding sequence ATGGTGGTAATAAAATCATTTCTTTTAATGATTCCTGTTGCAGTTATTATATCAATATTCTTTGCGTCCGGTGAGGCAACATCACATTCTAATGAGGAAGAGGTGGTTGAATATACAGCAGTAAGCTTTATACCTGAATCTGACCCTATGACAGATATGATTGATAATTGGATAGAGGATGTTGAATCAGCTACAGATGGAAGGGTTGAAATTAATTGGATAGGAAGCACTGATGTCTTACCAGTTAATGCTCAGGTAGAGGCATTGGAAAGCGGAGTGATAGATGTATTATTTGGTCATGTAGGTTTGTATGAAACCAGGATTCCTGCCACGACTGCCTTGGCTCTTTCAAATTTAGATCCTTGGGAGGAACGTGAAAATGGGTTATATGAAAAAATGGACGAGGAGCATGATGAAATTAATGCGAAATATATCGGAAGATGGTTGGTAGGCGGGCCTCAAATATGGTTAAACGAGCCTATCGAAGAATTAAATGATTTAGAAGAATTACAAATAAGGTCAGCCCCTAATTATACACGATTATTTTCTGAACTTGGTATTTCTCCTGTAATTACCGATCCCGCCGATGTCTATACCTCCCTTCAAACTGGAGTCGTCGAGGGACTTGTTTATGGAGGTTTGTTAGGGCCGCGCGAAAATGGGTGGACTGATTCTGCTAATTATGTGTTAGACCATCCATTTTGGAATCAGAACACTACTATATTAATGAACGAAGATAAGTGGGGTGGAATTACAACAGAAGATCAGAAGGCTATTAATCAAGCTACAACTGATTTTGAAAAAGAAATGGTAAATTATTTTGATGAACAAAATAGCGAAGAAAGAGAGAATTTAAAGGAAATAGGTATACAATTTATAGATTTATCTGCTGAAGAAGAAGAAATTTTTCTTAGGACAGCTCAAGAAGTAGAATGGAATAATTTAGAAAATATTATCCCTCAAAAAGTAGACGAATTAAGAATGCTCACTGATGAAGTACAAGAGAACGAGGAGAATTAA
- a CDS encoding TRAP transporter small permease, with the protein MINKIVNAMSTLGLILLVGLVIFIVVELISRNVFNFGIPGAVEITEYLIAYIAFLGAPWILKEDGHVKISLVIDRLSSKKRTAVLMTSSIIGFIATSIISVVGFLQVISLYNRNVLTETVLGLPLALLIAIVPISFLLIAAQFIIKFSNARENFRRMEKGDV; encoded by the coding sequence ATGATAAATAAAATTGTAAATGCAATGAGCACATTGGGATTGATACTATTAGTCGGGTTGGTAATATTTATAGTCGTTGAATTAATAAGTCGTAATGTATTTAATTTCGGTATTCCTGGAGCAGTGGAGATTACCGAATATTTAATAGCATATATTGCTTTTTTAGGGGCACCTTGGATTTTGAAAGAAGATGGACATGTTAAAATTAGTTTAGTCATAGACAGATTATCCTCCAAGAAAAGAACCGCGGTATTAATGACAAGTAGTATTATAGGTTTCATCGCTACTTCCATTATATCAGTTGTTGGTTTTTTACAAGTTATAAGTTTATATAACAGAAATGTTCTGACAGAAACGGTTCTAGGGCTACCGCTAGCTTTACTAATAGCTATTGTACCAATTTCATTTTTATTAATTGCAGCTCAATTTATTATTAAATTTTCCAATGCCCGGGAAAATTTCCGACGCATGGAAAAAGGTGATGTTTAA